The Hydrogenispora ethanolica region TTCAACCGCAGTAATTTCAAGGCTTTTATGATATAATTAAGCTATCAAAACAGGCGGTGAGCAATGATCCGACAACAAAAGCAACTAGTATTAAGCCCGTATATGGCAATCTACGATATAGTCGTCCCAAAGGGACATATGCTTAGAAGAATCAACGAAATTGTTGATTTTTCTTTTATTTATGAAGAACTTCTGGATAAATATTGTTTGGACAACGGACGTAATGCGATCTGCCCTATACGCATGTTTAAATATTTGCTATTAAAAGCCATTTACGAATTGTCGGATGTTGATGTTGTCGAACGTTCTGGGTATGATATGTCGTTCAAATTCTTTTTGGAGATGGCTCCCGAGGAAGAAGTCATTGAGCCAAGTTCATTGACAAAGTTCCGAAAACTCCGTTTAAAAGATGTCAATTTACTTGAAATGCTAATCGGCAAAACGGTAGAAATTGCTTTAGAGCACGGGCTAATAAAAACAAAATCGATCATCGTCGATTCAACTCATACAAAAGCCCGCTTCAACCAGAAAACACCCCGCGAAGTTCTTTTAGAATATTCCAAAAAGTTACGGAAAGCAGTATATGAAATTGATGAAAGTATGAGAGATAAATTCCCAGCCAAAGTTAATAATGGCGTTTTAGAAGACGAAATTGAATACTGCCAAAAACTAATTGCGGTTTTAAAAAGCGATGAAGAGTTGTCCTCCTACCCCGCTGTCAAGGAAAAAATGAACTTATTGGAAGAAACGGTTACCGACGATCTAGAACAATTGGCACTGTCCAAAGACCAAGATGCTAGAGTAGGGCATAAAACATACGATACATCATTTTTCGGATATAAAACCCATTTAGCGATGACTGAAGAACGTATTATTACTGCGGCTACAGTCACATCAGGTGAAAAACATGACGGAAAACAGTTAAAGGAACTTGTAGATAAAAGCCGAGCAGTCGGAATTGAAATAGACACCATCATCGGGGATGCGGCTTATTCGGAAAAAGAAAACATCGAATACAGCGAAGAAGAAGAAATCAATCTCGTTTCCAAATTAAATAGAACAATTACTCATGGAAATAAACGTCAAACTAGCACTAACTTTGAATTTAACAAAGACGCCGGAATGTATGTT contains the following coding sequences:
- a CDS encoding IS1182 family transposase, which encodes MIRQQKQLVLSPYMAIYDIVVPKGHMLRRINEIVDFSFIYEELLDKYCLDNGRNAICPIRMFKYLLLKAIYELSDVDVVERSGYDMSFKFFLEMAPEEEVIEPSSLTKFRKLRLKDVNLLEMLIGKTVEIALEHGLIKTKSIIVDSTHTKARFNQKTPREVLLEYSKKLRKAVYEIDESMRDKFPAKVNNGVLEDEIEYCQKLIAVLKSDEELSSYPAVKEKMNLLEETVTDDLEQLALSKDQDARVGHKTYDTSFFGYKTHLAMTEERIITAATVTSGEKHDGKQLKELVDKSRAVGIEIDTIIGDAAYSEKENIEYSEEEEINLVSKLNRTITHGNKRQTSTNFEFNKDAGMYVCQAGHMSFLKRSSRPKKHAIDGQGTVETYFFDIEKCKRCPFKEGCYKDGANTKTYSVSIRANIHQKQMEFQASDYFKEKSKERYKIEAKNSELKH